The region ACTTTGCCGCGCACGCATACTCGATCACCGGCTACAGCGGCGGCGGCAAGAAAATGATTGCCGACTACGAAGCCGGCGGCAACGACAAGCTCAAAAGCCCGCGCCCGTACGCACTCGGCCTCACGCACAAGCATCTGCCTGAAATGGCGGCGCATACGGGCCTGAAGGCGGCGCCGGTGTTCACGCCAATCGTCGGCGACTTCTACAAGGGTCTCGCGGTCACCACCTTCTTCTCGCCGAACCAGCTGGCCAAGAAGACCGCGCCGCAAGACGTGCAGGCGCTGTTCGCCGAGTACTATGCGGGCGAGGCGTTCATGCACGTCGCTCCGTTCGACGCGGACACGAGCCTCGACGGCGGCTTCTTCGACGTACAAGCGAACAACGACACCAACCGTGTCGATCTGTTCGTGTTCGGCAACGAAGAGCGCTTCGTGACCGTCGCGCGCCTCGATAACCTGGGCAAGGGCGCGTCGGGTGCAGCGATCCAGTGCATGAACCTCGCAATCGGCGCCGCCGAAGAAACCGGCTTGAAACGCTGAGCGAGTTCGACATATAGACGGCATCCGCTGTCAATCCGCTTAAAAAGCCGGTCTTTTCAGACCGGCTTTTCTGTTTTAAAACCCTACCCTTAGAATTCCTCTTTTTCAGTTAATCAGTAGTTGCCCGCATTACTTTAAAAAGAAAAATCGGACCTCTCACCAACTGCCGGTAATTCATTCCTCGAATTGACCCGCACAGCATCGTTTTCCGCATAGGGAAACTCCGGATTTTTTCGCGAACGGTCGTTCGAAGATGATAGAGCCATTTTGCCGTACCGCTTACCTGACAAGGGTATGCGGCGAAGCAACGGTACCGCTGTCGAAGCCAAAATTCCTTTTTTGTTTAAAAGAGCCGCGAGGTCGCACGCAGTATGCGTCCGGCAAAAATCGCGCTGTTTGAATCAACCTTTTTAGACGGCTCATTCAATTGACAGGCAATTAACGCGCAGCGAAATTAGTTCGCACAATTACAGGAAGGGAGACAGCGGTATGTCGTACGCCATTACACGAGGCCTGGCGATGGCCATTGCCACGGCCCCATTCCTCATCGCTTGCGGTGGCGGCAAGGCGGACAATCCCGGCACGATCAGTGCGCCGCAATGCTCGGGCTCGGGCTCGAGCTGCAGCGTGCAAGGTCCGCCGACTTCGAATGCCGGTCCTGCCGCGCTATGTCCGGCGACTGCCGACATCGTTAAAACAACGTATCTCGGTGGTGCGGGTAGCGGCGAGATCGTGCAGGTGAACATTGACGCGACCGCGATGACGTACACGCTGAAGTGGCTTGAGTCACCGATTCCGTTGCGCACGGGTCAGGTCACACCGACGCGCGCGGGTACGCAGATCACGGGCGCGGTCATCCACCCGCCGACCGGCGCACTGCCGACCGCCGAGCAGACGCGCTGCGCCTTCATTCTCGGCGCGGGTACAGGTACCGGCGTCGGCGACGGTCAGCCTTATACGACACCCGACTTCGTCAACAATCCGAATCCCCCGATGATCCTTGTCGGCCAGGGCGTGGCCGGGGGCGGGATCCCGGGGGCGACCGTGCAGTTCGCTGGAGTCCTGACCTTCGGCGCCGTACCTAGCCGGCATTTCGACTTCTATCCGTTCCTCGGCTTTGCCAGCACCACGACGGACATCACCAAGCTGGTGGGTACCTACAACGCTCTGCTCTACCACCTTTCGCCGACCGCCAACTACGAGACTGTCGCAACCAATTCGGTGGAGACGTTCGACGCAAGCGGCAATTGCACCTCGCCGAGTTCGAGCGGCTGCCTGAGCACCGGTAATCCGCTCACGCTGAATAGCAACGGCTATTTCGACAGCGCGAAACCACCACAGATCGTGAACGGCGGCAGCCCCGCGCCGTTTCGCACCGACCAATCCGGCACTGCTCACATGATCCTCGGACAGATCAACGGCGCGACGGTGCCGCTCGTGGTCCGCACGGGACATGCCAACCCCAGCCTCCTGGCACTGTCCGTCGACGACGAATCCGGCATCGCGATGCTCGCCGCAGCCACGCCGCTTGCATCGGGTGGCTTTGACGGCGGCTACGTCGGCGCGGACTCGAACTTCAAGAACACCGCAACGTTGATCCAGGGCGCGGTCGGCACGTTCATCAATCCGAGCACCTCGGCGGCGGAAAGCGGCTTCGGTCTGGGTTACGGGCTGCCGAGTCCGGGCCTGGTCGGTGTGCAGGACACCAACGGCAAGACCGGTTTTGCGATTGCATCCGGTGGTCTCTACGCCATCGCAATCCAGGGCACGGAGAACGGCGGCATCACGTCGACATCGGCGAATTCGGACACGCCTGGCGCCCCCTACTTCGGCATCGGAGCCCAGATCAGCAAATAAGGAGCGAAGGACCGGCAATGCGCAGTACGAGACATAAACAGAGCAAAAGGTGGCAGGACTGGGAGCCGGCCACACACAACGAGAAAATTCTGGAGGCGGTATGAAATGGAGAATCCTTTCGGTGCTCGCTCTTGCAGCACCGTTACTGGGGGCGTGCAGTGGTGGCGGCGGTAATGGCGACGGACCGGTGACGGAAGTTCGCCTGTGCCCTTCTTCGCTCGACTACAGCACGGTGTTCACGGGTGGCGGCGGTGACGGCGAACTGGCCAAGCTGCAGATGGACACGACCAAGATGACGTGGCAAGTCAGCTACATCGAGTCGCCGATCCCGGCGACCACCGGCACCGTCGCGCCTACGCGCGCCGGCCAGAGCGCGAGCGGCACGCTGACCCAGGAAACCCTGCTGCCGACCAACAAGCTCAATCAGTGTGCCTTCCGCCTGAACGGCGCAAGCCTCGACCCGAATCGTCCAGCGCGGATTTTTGTCGGCGAAGGCGTGGCCGGCGGCACGATTCCGGGCGCGGAAATCTCCTTCGCCGGGATTCTCGGCGTGGGCGCAGTGCCCGACACCAAGTTCCCGTACTACCCGTTTATCGGTTTCTCGTCGATTGAAACGAACCTCGCGAACGTGGCCGGCACCTACAACCAGCTCGGCTATCACCAGGTTCCGTCGCAAAACTTCGCGCCAGCCACGGTCGATTCGAAGATCACGATCAACGCGGACGGCACATGGACCGAGTGCGACAACTCCGGCGTCAATGCCGGCACGTGCCAGCAGCCGGGCACGAACTTCGTACAGTCGTCTGACGGCAGCGGTGCATTCGAAACCGACAAGTTCCAGGGCCAGGCCAAACCGACGCTCGCCACTACACCCAAGGCTCGCGGCTACATGATCGTCGGCAAACTGCGCAACCAGGTGGTGCCGATCCTGGTGCGAACCGGCGCGGCGAACGCCTCGGTGACGACGCCGGTGAACGGTGAACTCGGGCCGTTTGCGGACGACGAATCGGGCATCTCGATTCTGGCGCCGCAGACCTCGGTCGCGCTGAACTCGCAAAACGGTGAGTACATCGGTGTGGATAGCCAATTCGACTATCGCACCACCGCGCTCGAAGGCACGCAGGCCACGCTGCTCGATCCGTTCAATGCATCGCAGGCATCGCTCGCGACGGCGCTGAATCTGAGCTTCACGCAGACCGTGCCGGGTGTAGTGACGACGACGCAAGTAGGCGCCTCGACCGGCACCACGCCGACCGGAAAGATGATCTTCACGGGCGGCGTGTTCGGCTACCTCGATCTGACCAACGCGGCCTCGCCGTACTTCACGATCGGCGCCTTCGTCCAGTAATGGGCGCAGCACGCGCCGCCGACCCGCAACGAGGCGTTCGTGTCCCGGCTGCTGCGCCCAGCAATGGCGCGGCAGCCGGCGTCCACCGAATATCCAGCGCACCGGCCGGGCAGCCAGGCCGCCGTCGCTCGCCGCGCGCGACGAACGCGACACGCGCCTCAGGAGGAACAACATGAAAAAAATCTTTTTCGCGATACTTGCCGCCTGCCTGTCCGTCAGTGCGTACGCACAACACGCGGGCGACAACGTCGCCGTGCTCGGCTGGTTCCATGTCATGCCGCAGGATTCGAGCACGCCGCTGACCACCACCGTCGCTCCGACGCCGATCAATACGCCGCTGCGTCTGCCGGGCTCATTCACGTCTGCCGGCACCGGGTTGTCGACCAATACTGCCAATACCGCCGGCCTCGTATTCAGCCATTACGTCACCGATCACATCGCCGTGACGACAGTGGCGGGCATACCGCCGGTTTTCAAGCTCTACGGGCACGGCACCGTCAAGCCGCCGGGACCGGCGGGTGCGCTCGGTCAGCAGGATCTGGGCGATCCGCAGGCTAATCCGATCGTGAAGAGCGTGCGCCAGTGGAGCCCGGCGCTGCTGTTCCAGTACTACTTCAATGCGCCCACCGCGAAGTTCCGGCCGTTCTTGGGCGTCGGCGTGTCATATAACTGGTTCTCCGACGTTCAACTGAGCCAGAACTTCATAACATCGACGCAGAACAATCTGGGCGCGGTGCTGGCAGCGGGGGCGGGCAAACCGGGGCAAACGCAGGTGTCGGCGAAGGCGTCGTCGTCCTGGCAACCGGTGTTCAATGCGGGTCTCGCGTACAACATCACCGATCACTGGGGTCTCGTGGCATCGGTCACGTACATTCCGCTGAAAACCACGTCGTCGGTCATCGTCAAGGCGGCAGACGGCACGGAATTGAGTGTGTCGAAGGCGGAGCTAAGCGCCGATCCGATCATCTCGTTCCTGGCCGTCTCCTACAAGTTCTGAGTTCGGCGCAGACGCGACACAGCCGGCCCTCCCGTGGAGGGGGCCAGCCGGCTTTGTCTTATCTGGATGACGCTGGAAATTCAGGGCAAAAAAAAGCCCGCCTAAGTGGGCGGGCTGAATCCATATCAGAGGAGACATGGAGGAGACAAGACGAACTATAGCAAATAGTTTGGTGCGTCGCAACATGCAAATTAGGGTTGACCCTCGGTGTTGTATAGCTGCAACAAACTTTCAGCGCTTCGCGAGCGGCGTTGACTACCACTCGGGAACGCGCCGCTCGCCTAATGGCGCACCAGCGCCGACAGGCAGACGGCCATGGTCGCGCTGGCGCGGCGCAGGCCGTGCGGGGCGCCGTGCGTCGTCACCAGCAGCATGTTCGGACCGGGAATCGCGAAAACGACGAAAACAGTGGCGGCAAACAGCCACCAGGTATGCAGATTCATTTGGATCGGCCCAGAAAAGGATCGGGCGGCAATTATGCCCGCCCACACTTTGAAGCGCGCGCCCGCAAGGACCCGCTCCCGCTCAGCGCCCTGCCCGCCGCGCGGCTACCTGCCCCAGCACCGCGAAGTCTTTCTCGCCGTCGCCATGCGCTACTGCTTCGATCAGACTGTCACGCACGACACTCGCAACCGGCAACGGCGTGTTGACCGCATCAGCGGCCGCCAGCGCCAAACGCACGTCCTTCAATCCGAGGCGCGCCTTGAACAGCGCCGGCTCGTAGCGCTGTTCCGCGATCATCTTGCCGTAGCCCGAATAGACCGGTCCCGGGAACAGACCGCTCGTGATGACGTCGAGGAAATCCTGCATCGCGAGGCCGTGGCCGGTTACAAGCGTGGCGGCCTCGCCGAGCGTCTCGACGGCTGCGCCCAGCATGAAGTTGGCCGCGAGTTTCATCACGTTCGCCTGCTGCGGCAGCGAACCGATGCGCCAGGTTTTCTGGCCGATGGCGTCGAAAATCGGCTGTACGCGGTCGATCGACTCGGCCGGGCCACCAGCCACAATCGTCAGCTTGCCCGCCGCCGCGACGTCGGGGCGCCCCATCACCGGTGCGGCGACGTAATGGACGCCGCGCGAGGCGTGCGCCGTCGCCAGCTCCTCGGCCAGCGCCACCGAGATCGTCGCCATATTCACGTGGATCAAGCCGCGCGGGGCGTGCTCCAGCAGCGACGCGGTGAACACTTCGCGCAGCGCGGTATCGTCGGCAAGCATCGAGAACACGGCGTCGCCAGCAAACGCTTCAGCCGGCGTCGCGACGATCCGCGCACCGGCGTCGGCGAGCGGCTGCGCGCGTTCAGGCGAGCGGTTCCACACGCGCACCTGATGCCCGGCTTTCAAAATGTTTGCAACCATCGCGGCGCCCATCTCGCCGAGACCGATAAAACCGATGTCCATCTGTCGCTCCGTCTTCTAAAGAACTGGAAGTAAAGCACACCCATGCGACACGTGCAGGACAGCACGCAATTAACCACGGTGCGATACTGATGCGATGGTCACCGCGACATTCCGCTTCTACGAGGAGCTGAACGATTTTCTCGCCCGGCCCCTGCGCCGGCGCGCGTTCAGTTACGCCTGCGCGCACGGCGCAACCGCGAAACACATGATCGAAGTGCTCGGCGTGCCGCATACCGAGGTCGAACTCATCCTGGTGAACGGTGCGTCGGTCGGTTTCAATCACCCGCTGTCCGACGGCGATCGCATCGCCGTCTATCCGAAGTTTGAAGCGCTCGACATCCAGCCGCTATTGCGCGTGCGTGAACATCCGCTGCGCGTGGTGCGTTTCATTGCCGATGCGCATCTGGGCGGTCTCGCCCCGCTGCTGCGGCTCGCCGGCTTCAACACGCTCTACGACAACCACTATCCCGACGCCGATATCGAAGCGCTCGCCGCAGCACAACAGCGCATCGTGCTGACGCGCGACCGTGAGCTATTGAAACGCCGCACCATCACGCATGGCTGTTACGTACGAACGCTGCGGCCGCGCGAGCAATTGCGCGAAGTGTTTGAAAGGCTAGATCTGGCCGGCAGCGCGCAGCCGTTCCGTTTGTGCCTGATGTGCAACGCGCCGCTGCGGCGTATCGCCAAAGATGAAGTCGGCGACCGGGCACCCGATGGCGTGCTGGAACGGCATAACCAGTTCGTCACCTGCGACGTGTGCCGGCGCGTGTTCTGGGAAGGCACGCATTGGCAACGAATGCGTGCGCTGATGGACAGCGTGGCCGGCGCGCCGGAACGGCCCGCCTGAACACCGCTCGATGGCTCAAACTCCGCGTGGCCTGAGCACCGCGCCAACGCCGCTCGAGCGCGGAATCGCCGCCGCTGGCTCGACGCGCGGCGCGATGCGTACAATGCGGGATTACTTATCTGGCAGAGGCCTTCCGTATGGCGATGAAAAAGACCGACCTTGAAAAGAACAAGGCACTCAAGCTGAACAACGCGATGAAACTGTCGACCGCCGACCGCTTCGGCAAAGCCGCTGCCGCCGAGCCGAAGCTCGATCGCCGTGAACAGCGCAAGCTCGACCAGGCGCAAGGCCTCGTCGCGTTCGCCTGCAAGCTCAATGGCGACCTGGTCACAGAACTGAAAGAGCGAGCCGCCACGCATCCGGAAGGCATGACCGGACTGTTGAACGAGGTCATCAAGCGCGGCCTCGCGGGCTAGACATCTCCCAAATCCGCCGCCCAATACAAAAAGGCCAGAGCATCTGCTCTGGCCTTTTTGCTGGCGACGTTTAACCGGCACTGCGCTGCACTCGCCGACTAGCGGCGCACAAAACAGAACCGGCCGGGTTCGCCTAGCGAAACCAAGCGTGAGCTTAGTTTTGCGTGCCCTTGTCGTTCGTGCCGGCTGCCGAAGCTGCTGCAGCGACCGGGGCGCGCTTGCCGTGCGTCTTCAGCTTCTTGATGTGGTGCTTCTTCGGCGCGCTAGCAGCAGCTTCCGGCGCTGCTGCGTCCGATGCCTGTGCGAAAGCTTGAACGGAGACCAGCGCGATCGATGCGGCTGCGAGCGAGACGATAACTTTTTTCATGTGTTGTTCCCCAAACCTGGACGACTGAGTCAATGTGAATGAAATAGCTGCACGGTGAAGCAGACGGGGCTTGAGCCGCCTAACCGCTCCCCGCGGGAGAGTATTACGCAGCGTAGGCGGTTTGTCATGCGCAAAACTCGATATGTATTTTCCGGGAGACAACTCCCCTTCGAAAGGCATTCACTCATTAAGCATGCCATATCAGGGAGATTACCTAGCACCTCTCCTAGACCAGGTTTCGCAGCAAACTGGCGGTTTCCTGAAGGGTCGGCAGCACGCGATGCAGCGCGGCATTCGCCGACTCCTGGCCGATCGGCATGCTCACGCTGATCGCCGCCACGACCGAGCCATGCCGATCGCGCAACGGCACCGCAACACCGCGCATGCCCAACTCAAGTTGCTGATCGGTGACGACATAACCATCGCGGCGGATTTCGCCCAGCACTTCGCGCAAGCGCTCGATGGTCGAATATGTATGCGGCGTGAAAACCTTGATCTCATAGGACGCCAGCCACTGCTCGATGCTTTCCTGCGCCTGGAAGGCCAGCAGGACCAAACCCGCGGACGACAACGGCGCGCTCGCCCGCGAGCCCAGCACGAAACCGACCGCCATCGCCCGGTTCACGCCGTTGCGTGCAACATAGACCACGTCGTGTTCGTCGAGAATCGCGACCAGCGCGGTTTCCTGCACGGTCGCGGTGATGCGCTGAAGAAACGGCTGCACAGTGCGCGGCAAGCGCGCCGAATCCAGATACGATTGGCCGAGCCGCAATACGCGCGGCGCGAGCCAGAACAGCTTGCCATCGGTATCCACATAGCCGAGTTCGCGCAGCGTCAGCAGATAACGGCGCGCCGCCGTACGCGAGAGCCCGGCGCGGGCGGCCACCATGGTCGGCGTCATGCGCGCGTGCTCTTCGTCGAATGCTTCGATGATCGCCAGCGCCTTGGCGGCTCCAGCGATCCAGTCTTTCTCGTCCATTGCGTCTGCCTGAAAGTCAGTCGGCCCGGTGAGTGAGTGATGTCTTGAGTCGTCTGGCTATTGCGCGATTATCGCGCGAATCGGGCACCGCATAACCGGCCACGAGCGACGGCCGCACCACGACCAGCGGCAAGTGCGGATACGTGCTGCACAGCAGGCGTTCGACTTCCGCGAACTCCTTGCAGGAACGTCAGATCGTCGAAACATCGATCCGGATAGAATCGGCGCTTGATCGTGGAGACCGCCGATATGAACGAAGCCCCCTCAAGACCAGCGTGCTGCTGATCGAGGACGACGGCCCCCGGCATTCCGCTTGTCGACCGCGGCCGCGTATTCGAACCGTTTCACCGGCTCGATTGCCGCCGTGAACGTCTTGTTAGAACAACCGAACTCGAAAAACTGCCTTTGAAACCTGACACCCGCCAACACCTGCGCGCCAATCTGCTGATGCTGATCGCGGCCGTGATCTGGGGCTCCGCATTCGTCGCACAGCGCCTGAGCCTCGATGCGATCGGACCGTTTCTGTTTACTGGACTGCGTTTCCTGCTCGGCGCGCTGGTCGTGCTGACAATGATCGTCTGCGTGCGGCGCTCCGCGCTTGCGGAATTGTCGAGGCGCGAACCCGGCGGCGCACGCGAACTGCTCGGTGCCGGCGTCCTGCTCGGCGTCGTGCTGTCCGCGTCGATTTCGCTGCAGCAGATCGGCCTGCAATACACGAAGGTTGCTAACGCCGGCTTCATCAGTTCGTTGTATGTGGTGCTTGTGCCACTGCTTGGCGTGCTGTTTCGTCATCAAACGGAATTCGGCACGTGGCTCGGTGCGACGCTCGCTGCGCTCGGCATGTACTTTCTGAGCGTCAACGAGCACTTCTCGATCCTGTACGGCGACTGGTATCAGCTTGCCGGCGCGTTGGTGATTTCCGTACAGATGATGCTGGTGGGCCGCTTCGCGCAGCGGCACGACACACTCATGCTGGCGCTCGTGCAGTTCGTGACTTGCGGGCTCGCCTGTCTGGCCGTCGGCCTCGTGATCGAGCCGGTCAGTCTCGCGGTGATCGAGCGGGCCGCGCCGACGATTCTGTACGGCGGAGCACTGTCGGTGGGCATCGCTTATACGATTCAGGTGGTTGCGCAAAAGTACGCAGCACCCTCGCATGCCGCGGTGATCTTCAGTATGGAAGGTGTTTTCGCCGCGCTCGCCGGGTGGCTTGTACTCGGCGAAACACTGTCGGCGCGCGCGCTATTCGGATGCGCCCTCATGCTCACCGGTTTGATCGTGTGCCAGGTGATGCCTGCCCGGCGGCACAGGAGCGAACGGGATAGCTTGCCTCACGCTTCGTGAAGGTTTAGCGAGTCGCCCGTGTCACCGCCTCAGCTAAGCGGCGCGCGGCTGCGCGAACATCTTGGGCGTATCGGCGGTGGGTGGAAACACGCACCAGCAGCCGTCGTCGTGACGAAAGAAAAAGAGACCGCGCGATCCGGCTTCGAGAGAGGTCTCCACGCGCACATAACGCCTGCCACCCAGACGCGTGCGGCTGAATTCGGTAACGTGAACCGGAACGGCAGGCCCCGGCGCCAGCCATTTCTCGACCAGAAAACGCAGCGATTGTTCGCTTGCGGCTCTCATGATCCGCTCCGGGCAGGCTTGTCGTGACTCGCCTCGCGTGCGGCCTCGTTGTTTTCGTCGCTATCGACGCCATCGTCGTCATGCTCGGAGGATGCGAGCGATATGGCCCGGTTAGTGGCCGCCGCCCGCAGCGTCGTGCAGTGGCTGGCATGTCTGATATCCGAGAGAAGACGGACTAGCTGTCGTGCTGTTCTGCGTTTCATTGCACCCCCCGCACTGCACCAATAACTTCATAAAACACTTTAACTCTATGCCTGGATAGGGCGTTGCTGAAATGGTTTTGACTAAATAGCAACAGTTGCGCTTGCAAAAAAATAGACGCAATCTTTGTACCTTCCAGTTTCAATGTGCGCGTTCGGAGGGACTCCGTCTGTACGGTGGCGAGCGGATCGCATCGACGAAAAAAATCTGATCCGCCACCCCGCCGCATAGGGCTGGATGCGCAAGTTATCCACAATTGCCTATGAATAACTTCGGGATAGCACGCCGGACAGCCTGTGTGCGAAATCTTGATAAGCCGCGGCGCGAGGCAAGCTCAGTCAAAGTTATCCCGGCTTTGTAGTTTTTCTACAGATGTGTTCCGCAGGGTTATGGTTTTCGCATGACATTGATGTGACAGGGGATTTGAGAGTTATCCACAGAACGGGTTAACCCTTGTTAACTACTACTACATACATATACATATAAAGTAAAAGACATAGGATAAGCACCGCTGCGTGATGAGATCGAAGGCTGATCAGGTCTTGATCAGCCTGAACCGCACCAGCATCGACCGATGCTTCACGGCGCCACGCTGGTTCCACTTGCCGGTTGCAGCGAAGCAGCCTTGTCGATTGCGTCAGGCATCTCGGGGAGAGGCGCTGGAGTCGACGCTTGGACCGGCATCGGCAACATGCGCGTCTCGATGCGGCTGTTCGCAACCGGCTGCGTACGCACCACCGTCTGTAAATAATGATCGACGAGTCCGAAGAAGCGATCGTAGAACTTGCCCGACGGAATGGTCTCACTCGAAATTTTGACCATCGCGTCGCTGTTCGAGCGGATCGGCAACGACAACGAACCCAGCACGCTTAGCCCGACGCTCGCCGACGTATCGCTTTTCTTCAGCGCAAAGCCGTTTTGCACAGCATTGACGTAAACGATGCTCGTGTCGCTCGCCTCTTCTCCCGGCGTACACACCACATGAAACTCGACGACGATGTGTGTATCGCCGGTCGGCTGGAAGTTTTTCGTTCCGTCGACGGTATCGGTGCCCGCCATCGTCGTCAGATAACCCTGACTCAGCAGCGCGCGGCGCGCCGCCTCGCAGGTATCCGTGGTGCTCGAGTTGAAGTTTCGGGCGTAAGGGCTCGCGCCCGTTTCGAACAATTCCTGCTGGAATTTCGGCTGCGGGGCACTGCTGCAAGCGGCAAGTGTCAGCAAACCGAGAAGCGAAGCGGCAGTGGCTTTGGAAAACGAGGTGGACATGGTCGATCGGAAGAGGCGCGGCGTGAGCTCGAATGGGGAATGCATTGTAGAGCGGTTGCCAGGTGTGCGAAAAAAGCGCGCAGCGCGTGCCCCACGCCGCCTTACGCGACGCGACGACTCGATCCGCGGCTTCAGTGCGGGAGCACGACAAAGAGGAAAAATAAGAGGAAGCTGCCGCTCAGTGCGCCGTTGCAGGCGATGCGCTTTGCAACGCCGCCGCGCCGTTCACGCCGGGTGCGTTGGCGGCCGGTATCGCAAAAGCGTCGGCCCAGTTGCCCGGCGCCGGGCAACGGTCGGCCTCGCACATCCTGTCTAGTGCGTCCGGACGCGAGGCGACGTCTTGCGGCCCGGCGACGTCGGCGAAATCTTCAATGCGCAAGCTCACCTTCTTCGCGTATGCCTGCGATCCGCCGTAGTTCTTGAGCGCCGCGTTCATGTCGCCGTTCGCCGAGCGCATGTAGCCGTACAGGATCGCCGAACCCACTTCGATGTTGGCGGTCGGCTCAGTGAGGTCCTTGACGTTCCTCAGCAGCCCGCGATGGGAGCCCGGCACCACCTGCATCAACCCGGTCGCGCCGTTGGCGCCCTTGGCCTTTTCCTTGAAGCGGGATTCGATCGAGATGATTGCCAACAGCAGGGCCGGCGGCAGCGAATATTTCGAAGCGGCGGACTGCACCGCGTCCGAAATCTTTTGAGCCTTTTCTTTTGCCAAACCGAATTTCTGCGTCAGATACGCGGCCATGCGGTCATTGTTTTCGTCGGCCGTTGCGGTTTGCATCAGGCCGAGCGAAAGCACGATCAGGCAAAGTAACCGGCTCATAGCGGAGGACGGAAAAGAAAGGGCATTCGCGCATTATAGCTCTGCCCCCAAATGAGGCAGCCGAACGGCCCAAATTCGTCTGATCAAAAGCGG is a window of Paraburkholderia phytofirmans OLGA172 DNA encoding:
- a CDS encoding transglycosylase SLT domain-containing protein produces the protein MSRLLCLIVLSLGLMQTATADENNDRMAAYLTQKFGLAKEKAQKISDAVQSAASKYSLPPALLLAIISIESRFKEKAKGANGATGLMQVVPGSHRGLLRNVKDLTEPTANIEVGSAILYGYMRSANGDMNAALKNYGGSQAYAKKVSLRIEDFADVAGPQDVASRPDALDRMCEADRCPAPGNWADAFAIPAANAPGVNGAAALQSASPATAH
- a CDS encoding DUF2242 domain-containing protein; this translates as MSTSFSKATAASLLGLLTLAACSSAPQPKFQQELFETGASPYARNFNSSTTDTCEAARRALLSQGYLTTMAGTDTVDGTKNFQPTGDTHIVVEFHVVCTPGEEASDTSIVYVNAVQNGFALKKSDTSASVGLSVLGSLSLPIRSNSDAMVKISSETIPSGKFYDRFFGLVDHYLQTVVRTQPVANSRIETRMLPMPVQASTPAPLPEMPDAIDKAASLQPASGTSVAP